Within the Kribbella aluminosa genome, the region CTGATCGGTGTCGCCTTCTCGTGGATCAACGCGCTGGTGGGTTTGCTGGTTCACGACGCGGAGACGGCGGGGCTGGCTGGGCTGATGCCGGTCATCGTGTTGGTGTTCACCAGTTCCACGTTCGTCCCGGTCGCCACGATGCCGGGCTGGCTGCAGGCCTTCGCCGACGTCAACCCGATCACCGTCACGGTCGACGCGTTGCGCGCCCTGGTGCTTGGTGGCCCGACGGCTGAGCATGTGTGGCGGGCGCTGGCCTGGATCGCCGTGCTGCTGGTGGTCACCGTTCCGGCCGCGGTGCTCCGCTACCGTCGTACCAACGCCGGTTGACCGGCTTCGTTAACGCGGGCGGCTGGTTCAGAGCCACAGGGGCGCCAGCCAGCCCAGCGTGACGGCGCCGAGGTAGAGGAGTCCGACGACCAGGGCGACGACGCGGCGGCGGGCGATGAGGAGCATGCCGCTGATCGCGCCGATGCTGGTGCCGGCACCGGTGATCAGGAACGCCAGCGCTGGGCCGGCGCCCATGCCGCCGTCCATCAGGGTCGCCACCAGCGGGAGGGATCCGTCGGTGTTCAGGTAGACCGGGATGCCGATCAGCGCAGCCAGCGGAACGGCCAGGACGGAGTCTCCGCCCAGGTAGTCGGTGAGCCACCGGGTTGGGATGGCTTCGATCAGGAGGTAGCCCAAGGTCGCGAAACCGAAGAAGAACAAGGCGAGACGCCGGCCCGTGATGAGAATTTCCCGTACCAGCACGTCGATCTTGTACCGGGCAAGTGCCGGGGCACGCCGGACTGGAGTCGCCAGCGTCTGCACCGGTCCAGCCTCACCCGCTGGTGCCTCGACTGCACAGCATGACGGCTCCGGGCCGGCTTCCTGCGACGGGGCTTCGCACCTGCTGTTGCAGGCTGTGTCGCTCTGCCCGCTGCTCATCCGGGCCTGGCCGGCAAGCCAGCCGGTGCGCTCGATGAGGAAGGTGACGACGCCGGCGACGAGGCCGAGAGCGATGGCGGCGACGAAGAACGTCAGCGCGAACGGCGCCCCGAACAGGCCGGTCGACAGAACGAGTTCTTCGGGGCTGGTCAGCGGCGAGGACACCATGAACGCGACCACCGGTGCCCATGGAACGTGGGAGGCCATCGCGCCGAGCACGACTGCGGTGGTTCCGCACGAACAAAACGGTGTCAGTGTCGCCAGCGCCACCGCGCCGACAACGGCGATTGGGGTGCTTTTGCGCAGCCAGGTCGCCAGCCGGTCGGTGCCGACATACACGACCAGGACCGAGGCAACGATGATGCTCGCGGCCAGGAACGGCCACACGTTGGTGAAGGTTGTCCACACGTCGCCGATGACACGGCCCAGTAGGTCCAGCGCGGACTCGATCACGATGCCTCACCCTCGTGCTGTTCGTCGCAGGTCGTGAGGAGGGCGCCGAGGCGGTTCAGCGCGATCAGATCGGCACGGTAGTTGATCCGGTTGCCGTGACGGTCGCTGTGGATCAGTCCGCCTTGGCGAAGGACCTTCAGGTGGTGACTGATGGTGGGGCCGGTGACGGTGAACCCGCTGGCCAGCTCGCACACGCACAGCGGGTCGGT harbors:
- a CDS encoding permease, producing the protein MIESALDLLGRVIGDVWTTFTNVWPFLAASIIVASVLVVYVGTDRLATWLRKSTPIAVVGAVALATLTPFCSCGTTAVVLGAMASHVPWAPVVAFMVSSPLTSPEELVLSTGLFGAPFALTFFVAAIALGLVAGVVTFLIERTGWLAGQARMSSGQSDTACNSRCEAPSQEAGPEPSCCAVEAPAGEAGPVQTLATPVRRAPALARYKIDVLVREILITGRRLALFFFGFATLGYLLIEAIPTRWLTDYLGGDSVLAVPLAALIGIPVYLNTDGSLPLVATLMDGGMGAGPALAFLITGAGTSIGAISGMLLIARRRVVALVVGLLYLGAVTLGWLAPLWL
- a CDS encoding ArsR/SmtB family transcription factor — encoded protein: MGEIEAAGAAASFRALGDPVRLRLLSVIASCETDPLCVCELASGFTVTGPTISHHLKVLRQGGLIHSDRHGNRINYRADLIALNRLGALLTTCDEQHEGEAS